A window of the Cannabis sativa cultivar Pink pepper isolate KNU-18-1 chromosome X, ASM2916894v1, whole genome shotgun sequence genome harbors these coding sequences:
- the LOC115698388 gene encoding chaperone protein dnaJ 11, chloroplastic translates to MISTTSFFAPKVVVQGPHSHSSTSTSTGFRPINVVSASCASTVQKRASHVASTSSLYDVLGIRMEATCQEIKTAYRRLARVVHPDVAASVANSQSSASADEFMKIHEAYSTLSDPDRRADYDRRLFGRKWPVSSGFPSRKRRTWETDQCW, encoded by the coding sequence ATGATTTCAACGACGTCGTTTTTCGCCCCAAAAGTTGTCGTACAAGGCCCTCATTCTCATTCCAGTACAAGCACAAGCACCGGATTTCGCCCAATCAACGTCGTTTCAGCCTCATGCGCATCCACCGTCCAGAAACGTGCATCCCACGTGGCCTCCACGTCATCTCTCTACGATGTACTTGGTATTCGGATGGAAGCCACGTGTCAGGAGATTAAGACCGCTTACCGTAGATTGGCTAGGGTCGTTCATCCTGACGTGGCAGCTAGCGTAGCTAATAGTCAAAGTTCAGCTTCGGCGGACGAGTTCATGAAAATCCATGAAGCTTATTCCACGCTGTCCGATCCCGATAGACGCGCCGATTACGATCGCCGGTTATTCGGACGGAAATGGCCGGTTAGTTCTGGATTTCCCAGCCGTAAACGCCGAACTTGGGAGACCGATCAGTGTTGGTAG